The Candidatus Sulfotelmatobacter sp. genomic interval GTTCGAGGTGGGCTTCATCGGCGCATGGGCCGGCTATCATCCGCAGGGCACCGTCTGGGGAACCGACCTCGGTCCGACGACGATCCAGCCGTGCATCGGCGCGGTCTGCAGCAACCCCAACTTCTCGCAGTACTTCGGTCAGACGATCAACGCGCTGGCATGGTACCCGGGCTCGGACGTGTGGAACAACCAGACGCTGTTCGACGCCGAGCTGCGCACGCAGATCGGGAGCAACGACACGCTGCTGGTCCGCCCGTACATAGGGAACCTAGCGCCGGAGATCATCAACGGGCTCGGCGAGACGCAGTACCCGATCATGTACTCGACGCCCGGCGGCGGCGCGAGCGCCGGCTTCCTGACGGCCTGCGGCAACGCATACGGCAGCACGACGAACCCCGCCGGCGGGACGACGGTCGTCAACGGCCAGACGGCATGCTACGGCAGCGAATACTCGACGTACGAGATCGACAAGCTCTACGGCACGACGTTCTCGTACCTTCACCCGTTCGGCGACAGCCTGCTCAACTTGACCTACGACTTCCACGGCCAGAGCACGTACGCATACATCAACAACCCGGCCGGCGTCTCGGTCCCGTTCTCGTCGGACCGCTATTCGACGCTCTCGCTGACGGGCAACTTGAACTTCGTGCGCAACCTGGGCCTGGATGTCGGGCTCTACGACACGCGCTACACGGTCATCGGCGTCCAACCGTTCTCGACCACCGACGCGACGCTGGTCGGCCTCGACCGCACGATCACGCGTTTCGATCCCCACGTCGCGTTGACGTTCCGGCCCGCCGGCGACATCTCGTACCGCGGCTCGTGGGGAACCTCGACGACGTTCCCGTTCATCGGCCAGCTCAGCGGTCTAGCGACCTACGAGCAGCCGGCCGCGTCGCTGGGCCCGCCGTACGAAGTCGGCGGCACGCTCACCGAGAAGAACCCCAACCTCGAGCCGGAGGTCAGCACGGGCTACGACTTCGGCGTCGACAAACGGCTGCCGAACCGCTCGCTGCTCAGCCTGGACATTCAGCAATCGGTCGTGCACAACGTCTTCGAGCAGTCGACCACCAACATTCTCTACAACGGCGAGTGCTGCGAAGGCATCTTCTCGCCGATCAACGTCGCGCGCCTGGACTTGCAGCTGGTGACGCTGAAGTACACGCACGCGCCGACCGTCGGCTTGGGCTACAGCATTTCCGCGGCCGCGGAGCGCTCGGTCCTCAACGGCGTCCCTGCGTCGATCTACTCCGAAGGCGTGGCCAGCTTCCCGGTCAACGGCGTGCAGGTCTGCGGCAACGGCGTCGCGGCGCCCGGCATCGAGACGTGCGTCCCGTACCTCAAAGGCTACGCCGACATCAACTACCGATTCCTCGACAAGACGTACTTCCATATCGGCGTCGACTACGAAGGGAAGAACAACGCGTACTTCCAGCCGCCCTTCGCGCTGGTCGACTTCTCCGCGTCGCGGCCGATCACCAAGACCGCGACGATCCAGCTCAGCGTCGAGAACCTGCTCAACACCAACAACTACCTGACGTACCTGGCGATGCCGAACGTCGGTACGCCGCTCGTCGCCGGGTCGGTCAACGCCGCGGGTCAGGAGATCCAGACCAGCTTCGTTCCGACCGCGATCCCGGCGCTGCCGCGGATCATCCGGCTCTCGGTCAAGCTCCACACCGGGAACTGACCGCCCGTCACGGGCGCAAGCGAGGCGGGCCCAGGTGCGTACGCGCCTGGGCCCGTACCTTTCCCTGTGAGCATCAAAGACCGGATCACCGCCGACCTGAAGGAGGCGATGAAGGCGCGCGATCAGCTGCGCCTGGACACGCTGCGCAGCGTCCTCTCGGCGTTCAACTACCGCCGGATCGAAGCCGGCGCGGAGCTCTCCGCGGACGATCAGTTGGGCGTGGTGCAGAAGCTCGTCAAGCAGCGCAACGACTCGATCGACCAGTTCGCCAAAGGCGGCCGCACCGAGCTGGTCGAGAAGGAGACGCGCGAGCGCGACATCTTGGCGCAGTACCTGCCGGCGCAGAAGTCGGCCGACGAGATTCGGGCGGTCGTGCGCGCGGCGCTCGCCGATTTGCCGGCCGACGCTCGCAACCAGGGCGCGCTGATGAAGGTCGTCATGCCGCAGCTCAAGGGCGTCGCGGACGGCAACGAGGTGCGCCGGATCGCCGGCGAGGAGCTGGCCTCCGCGTAACTCGGCGCGGGCGCGGCGGTAGAAGCGAGCGTGCTACTGCGGCGGTTGTTCGCCCTGACCTGCCTGCTCGCCGGAGCGCTGGCCGCTTGGGTGCCGGCCGCCTTGGCCGCGCCGCGGGGTGAGGTCGTGGTCGTCCCCGTCGAGGGGACGATCGACGAGGGGATGGCGCATCTGGTGCAGCGCGCCGTCGCGCAGGCCCAGGACGAGGGCGCCAGCGCGATCGTGCTCGACGTGAACACCTTCGGCGGTCTGGTCGCCGCGGCGACCGAGATACGCGACGCGCTCCTGTCGAGCCGGGTGCCGGTCGACGCGTACGTCGAACGCGCCTGGTCGGCCGGCGCATTGATCACCTTGTCGGCTTCGCGCATCACGATGGCGCCGGGCTCGTCGATCGGCGCGGCGCAGCCGATCCCCAAGACGGTCAAGACCGTCTCGGCGCTGCGCGCCGAGTTCGAGTCGACCGCGGCGCGCTGGCACCGCGATCCCAAGCTCGCGGCGGCGATGGTCGACGCGCAGGTCGCCGAACCGATGTACAAGCAGCCCGATGCGATCTTGACGTTGACGGCCGACGAGGCGCGCGGCGCAGGCTACTCGGAGGCGACGCTGCCGACGCTCGCCAGCGCCCTGACGCGCTTCGGGCTCGCCGGCGCGCCGCGGGTCGACGCGCACTATTCGTTCGGTGAAGAGGTCGCGCGCATCGCCACCAACCCCGACGTCAGCGGCATCCTGCTCGCGATCGGTTTCCTGGGGCTGCTCGTCGAGCTGCAGACGCTGCACGGGATCGCCGGAGCGGTGGGCGTCGCCGCGTTGGCGCTGTTTTTCGGCACGCACGTCTACGCCGGGTTCTCGAACTCGCTGGTGCTGGGGTTGGCGCTGGTCGGCATCCTGCTGATCCTCTTCGAGCTGCACGTCTTGCCGGGCCACGGCTTGGCGGGGTCGGCGGGCGCGCTCGCGCTCGTCGCGGCGATCTTGCTCGCCTTCGGGTTGCCGTTCTTCTTCGGAGCGGTGCAGGCGCTGGCCGTCGCGGTCGTCTTGAGCGTGGTGGCCTTCGTCCTCTTGCAGCGCGTGCTGCCGGAGAACGCGTTCGTGAAGCGGCTGACGTTCGGCGCGCTGCAAGGCCCGGACTACGTCGCGAGCGAGGATCACCGTGCCTTGCTGGGCAAGACCGGCGTCGCCAACTCGTTCCTGCGCCCCGCCGGCGTCGCGACCTTCGACCAGACCCGCGTCGACGTCTTGACCGACGGCGACTTCGTCCCGGCCGGCACGCCCGTCCAAGTCACCCGCGTCGAGGGCGCACGGATTTTCGTCAAAGCCGTTTAGAACGGAGTCTCCATGGTCGCGGTCTTCTCGGTCGTCATCATCGTCGCGATCTTCGCCGGGATCGTGCTGTTCCTGTACTACTTCCCGCTGGCGCTGTGGATTCGCACGATCGCCGCCGGGGTGCCGCTCTCGATCGGGTCGCTGATTCGGATGCGGGTGATCGGCGTGCCGGCGGGGCTGATCGTCGCGAACTTGGTGCGGGCGCGCAAGGCGGGGCTGAACCTCACCGTCGACCAGCTGCAATCGCACGTGCTGGCCGGCGGCAACGTCGAGAAGGTGACGCTGGCGATGATCGCGGCGCAGCGCGCGCAGATTCCGCTGGAATGGCAGCGCGCGGCCGCAATAGACTTGGCCGGCCGCGACGTGCTCGAGGCGCTCCAGACGTCGGTCAACCCGAAGGTCATCGAGACGCCGATCTTCCAAGGCGTCGCGCAAAACGGCATCCAGCTCAACGTCAAAGCCCGCATCACGGTGCGCTCGAACCTCGACCGGTACGTCGGCGGCGCCGGCGAGCCGACGATCGTCGCGCGCGTCGGCGAGGGCGTCGTCAGCGCGGTCGGCGCCGCGGTCGATCACAAGGAAGTTCTCGAGTACCCCGACCGTATCTCGAAGGCGGTGCTCTCGAAGGGACTGGACGCCGGCACCGCGTTCGAGATCGTCTCGATCGACATCGCCGACGTCGACGTCGGGAAGAACATCGGCGCGGACCTGCAGACCTCGCAAGCCGAAGCCGATCGTCGCATCGCGCAGGCGAAGGCCTCGGAACGGCAATACGCCGCGATGGCCGCCGAGCAGGAGCAGAAGGCCGAGACGCAGCGCATGCGCGCGAAGGTCGTCGAGGCCGAAGCGCAGATCCCCGAAGCGATCGCCGAAGCGTTTCGTTCGGGCCACCTGGGCGTGATGGACTACTACAAGCTCAACAACGTCAAGGCCGACACCGAGATGCGCGGATCGATCGGGCAGAGCCTGGGCGGGGCCGACCCCAGCCAGCAGCCGCCGCCTGCCGGTCCGACGACCACGCTGTGAACCTGCACGACCTCGCGCAAATCGCGCCGTTCGCCATCCTGGTCTTCGCGATCGGCGGCTCGGTCTTCCGCGCGATCGGGCGGGCGGGCCGCCAGCGCGCCGGCGCGGCGCCGCCGAGTGCG includes:
- a CDS encoding GatB/YqeY domain-containing protein, producing the protein MSIKDRITADLKEAMKARDQLRLDTLRSVLSAFNYRRIEAGAELSADDQLGVVQKLVKQRNDSIDQFAKGGRTELVEKETRERDILAQYLPAQKSADEIRAVVRAALADLPADARNQGALMKVVMPQLKGVADGNEVRRIAGEELASA
- a CDS encoding TonB-dependent receptor codes for the protein MLHRCLAFVAACAIAVGLVTQTALAQPTTATLTGTVRSSGGDPIPGVTVRLSGPATASTETDATGSFSLTVPPGLYRIDVSKPGYVPSSTDSLPLAPGPNAALTVSLGQVSLQSLRTIGSTSTISRGSGIALNTTAAQQEFVSAQQFENLGNPQINDALQQSPDVTIQHMGSQPDTTIIVGGVQPYETQVLIDGHPLALGQYGVFGSQYFPSWLLGGVEVQSGPGNTTPFANLAVGGTANLLTTGFTQKTTASLEQGIDNYGALFTHLLASGSFDKLQYVVGVGVDGYNGPYFHTQQCDVTPANGGAGDNMSGNTGTIQFCGDASGSFYQKGELLKLKYNFSPATSFEVGFIGAWAGYHPQGTVWGTDLGPTTIQPCIGAVCSNPNFSQYFGQTINALAWYPGSDVWNNQTLFDAELRTQIGSNDTLLVRPYIGNLAPEIINGLGETQYPIMYSTPGGGASAGFLTACGNAYGSTTNPAGGTTVVNGQTACYGSEYSTYEIDKLYGTTFSYLHPFGDSLLNLTYDFHGQSTYAYINNPAGVSVPFSSDRYSTLSLTGNLNFVRNLGLDVGLYDTRYTVIGVQPFSTTDATLVGLDRTITRFDPHVALTFRPAGDISYRGSWGTSTTFPFIGQLSGLATYEQPAASLGPPYEVGGTLTEKNPNLEPEVSTGYDFGVDKRLPNRSLLSLDIQQSVVHNVFEQSTTNILYNGECCEGIFSPINVARLDLQLVTLKYTHAPTVGLGYSISAAAERSVLNGVPASIYSEGVASFPVNGVQVCGNGVAAPGIETCVPYLKGYADINYRFLDKTYFHIGVDYEGKNNAYFQPPFALVDFSASRPITKTATIQLSVENLLNTNNYLTYLAMPNVGTPLVAGSVNAAGQEIQTSFVPTAIPALPRIIRLSVKLHTGN
- the floA gene encoding flotillin-like protein FloA (flotillin-like protein involved in membrane lipid rafts), which translates into the protein MVAVFSVVIIVAIFAGIVLFLYYFPLALWIRTIAAGVPLSIGSLIRMRVIGVPAGLIVANLVRARKAGLNLTVDQLQSHVLAGGNVEKVTLAMIAAQRAQIPLEWQRAAAIDLAGRDVLEALQTSVNPKVIETPIFQGVAQNGIQLNVKARITVRSNLDRYVGGAGEPTIVARVGEGVVSAVGAAVDHKEVLEYPDRISKAVLSKGLDAGTAFEIVSIDIADVDVGKNIGADLQTSQAEADRRIAQAKASERQYAAMAAEQEQKAETQRMRAKVVEAEAQIPEAIAEAFRSGHLGVMDYYKLNNVKADTEMRGSIGQSLGGADPSQQPPPAGPTTTL
- a CDS encoding NfeD family protein, which produces MLLRRLFALTCLLAGALAAWVPAALAAPRGEVVVVPVEGTIDEGMAHLVQRAVAQAQDEGASAIVLDVNTFGGLVAAATEIRDALLSSRVPVDAYVERAWSAGALITLSASRITMAPGSSIGAAQPIPKTVKTVSALRAEFESTAARWHRDPKLAAAMVDAQVAEPMYKQPDAILTLTADEARGAGYSEATLPTLASALTRFGLAGAPRVDAHYSFGEEVARIATNPDVSGILLAIGFLGLLVELQTLHGIAGAVGVAALALFFGTHVYAGFSNSLVLGLALVGILLILFELHVLPGHGLAGSAGALALVAAILLAFGLPFFFGAVQALAVAVVLSVVAFVLLQRVLPENAFVKRLTFGALQGPDYVASEDHRALLGKTGVANSFLRPAGVATFDQTRVDVLTDGDFVPAGTPVQVTRVEGARIFVKAV